In Lathyrus oleraceus cultivar Zhongwan6 chromosome 2, CAAS_Psat_ZW6_1.0, whole genome shotgun sequence, the DNA window aagtttaccatttattttcttttaaatttagattatatcataaaaaataacaaaaattaagtttaccatttattttctttaaattttagattatgtcataaaatatttccaaaaaaggacatcaaattgaagctcaggtgatgtacatcaccactgtatccatggatcttccttactcttcctattttgagagaaatgtgagatgaAAGATCATGGTGTGTCAACTGCAAATGCACGAAATGAAgaattgagaccaccactggtctgcctcaagtgtgaggacttcagaaaaccacataaaccaaaggaaactacattgaattgcaagatctagatccaaaaagtttgaagttctaccttTGAAATGGAGCTCTTAAGGCCACGAACTCTTCAAGATCTTGATCCCTTTTTTCTCTGGTGATGTAATGGAGATGAgaggctaaggaattgagctttgaaaatcaactaatgatgttgaatttcaagcttaaaaaagagagaaaaatctgaaaattcctttggtattgGTTGGGATTTCAGTGCTGCAGCATTTCAGGTCTCCACAAGGTTTCCAAATACATGAGATTGAGtgcttatttatagctgaagagggttgagttcatgattccctcgtgtgcatggaaaatttcaactttggtgcatgggcctgtacaggcgcatgtgaggcccaatgatgggtgctAAACATTGCTAAGATCAATTGAAATGGAAATGGACATGCAATTATGATGTAATCATCTTGCACATTAAGttttaacatgaaatgcaaaaatgaacatagAGAAAGaactcttcgaaactcaccaatggAAAGTCCAAATAAGTAATGcgagtaatggttggaaagcccttgaaataaggaacaaaagtcatgttgggaaaaaattaatttggcatttggaaattaatgaaaactggctgtgaaagtttgggcacaaaacatgtctaagtcatCCTTTGAAAATTTCCACCAAAAGCAAGTctcttcaagcccctctgtttgCATGATgcatgcttcaaatgaaaaatcctccaacatcaaagttgtagatattttcaagatgataaatttagactcaaattttgcatcatttagatttttcATGAAAACGTTATGGACATTCGAAGTTgggcactttttcaaattcaatgacttaggtccaaggtgccctataatgttttgtattatcaaatgtatttctgttaggattatgaaattttgtataaaataaaattttaattagacatattaagctttccaatgcatttgttctcacctcaaaatcataaaaattaaggaagttaagtccttgggaagttgaccaaaaattagggtttcagtcaaaatgacctataatgtttttaaatgaatgatgaccttccaagtttcaaatggaattttgatgaacatgaaagttgttcatatgattcttaagataagtttttctcttggggtaatcttcatttgacaaacacatcaaacgcTGTATCccagtgatcctcagtttagtcagatgacttgactgatcaacttttcaaagccaaacttccaatcttgtTGAATAAATGATTGAAtggcctcacataggctcatatatgcataaaataatgaatgaaataacttcccttgactaaatttgatcataggttgaggttgcttcatgagcaaggcacagtcaaagcacagttgaattagggtttccctgggaaacaatcctcaagccctttggactatcttgatcaaattggcaaattgagatacttgggagacatatatgatgattaagagctttgtggaccattttaatgatttttctcatcttcatctagccatttcattgagcttaggagcctcctaggagcattggagcacatgatcacttgagcttcaaaacaaaaagagttagtgacatatttttgtgtttttggttagtaatcaaaataagaaaagaaataatatataatacaagcatgcttaGTGGCCTCAAACCACTCAgacaagtcccaccctagggttaaggagccaaacatgctatgaaccttgaggcaatgcactgagcaatgatatgatgccatgagggatcttagggtcaaaattagggtcttaaacatacatcaccaaatgactgagtagacatgtgttccctttatatttttcaaagtcagacactttgaactttactagaatcttcacattgggaactAAACACAATTCCgcaacactctttccaaataggtccttaccgctcaaagttttcaactccttgtgcagatcaagaaattgatccttcatctcatccatattctcatacacatccgggccctcagacgactcagaatgatagatgatGTCTTTCACACGAGGCAGGGTACGCACGACAGGCGACGACAttgacatgaccgggctagatgccgacatagaagcaaaggtaggcgcaaagccttcgaGTACAAAGTTTGGCGAAGTTCCCCACAagaagagtgaggaagatccatgcattcatgatcatttgcataacatcatGACACTCATACTGATTTTGTTTTCAGGGAATTCTTGAACACGCAGTTGCTAGCACAAAAAGTTTGTAATGGGTTCAGAAAGAGGGAAAGCATTACCATTCAAAGCTAAAATGCCAAATACTGCTAACATATCAAGTCTTTTGAATGAACTTCCCGCATGCTTCAGAGTTACTTTGCAAGGAAAGTTTGGCCAGATTTTGGATCTCCTCTCAGTAGATGTTCAAACACCAGCTATCACCGCTTTGGCTTAGTTCTATGATCCTCCGTTTCGAAGCTTCTTATTCCAAGACTTTCAGTTGACTCCAATCTTGGAGGAATTCGACCGACTCTTGGAATTTTCTATGAAAGGAAAGACACCGTATAATAGGATTGGTCAGGTACCTGAGGTAGAGAAGCTATCCCTTGCACTCCACCTCCCCATATCTGACGCATTGGATAATTGGAAGAAAAGGGAGAATCTCTTTGGTTTTTGGAGGGCTTACCTAGAAGAAGAAGCAGAAAGGATGTTTGTGTTACATCATTGGGATGCATTTGCAAATATATTAGTTCTTCTCATATATGGGCTAGTATTGTTGCCAACCCATGAAGGTTTTATAGATTCATCTGCCATAAGTATCTTTTGGGCCGTTTGGAAGGATAAACAAAGTTTGGTTCCTCCACTACTAGCTGAAACTTTTCATACTTTGCATACTCGACATCAAAAGAAGAATGGATTGTTGATATGTTGCCTTCCATTGCTCTATAATTGGCTTATCTCAAATGTCTTCAAGCCTAATGGGGATTGGGCAAGAACTCTGGTGTCTTTGTCTAGTAAGGATACCCTCTGGTACCGACACAAGCTGAATGTTAAAGAAATCATTATCAGTTGTGGTAGTTTCCCAAATGTACCACTAATAGGATCTAAAGGTTGCATCAGCTACAACCCCATGTTAGCTCTGCGACAATTTGGATACTCTATGCGTGGGAAGCCCGATGATAAAGAGTTAGAAGAGATGGTTTTGAATGATATGGGAACCAATGATCCTTTTCTACTCCGTAAGATCATCCGATTTTGGGAAAAGGTGCATACCAAAGGAACAAAATTAGTAAATAAGAATGATGTAACAAGGGTTCCTTATCAGCAATGGGTCTCGGAGAGGATCAAAGTTGTAAAGCTCCCTTTTTCTATAGAGATTCCTCTAAAGTCTACTTCACCAGAATCAGTCCCTGTCTCTCTTGAATAGGTGGAAGAACTTAGAGCCATGGTAGCTAAACTGGGAAAGGAGAAAGAGGATCTGCAATCTGAACTCTATAAAGAAAATGAGGAAAATATGATTCTCAAGAGTAAGAGTAACCAAAGGAAGGAACTTTTGGAGGAGAGTCGTAAGAAGAACAAAATTGAGAAAGATCTCAAGGAAAGAGTCTTGGAGTGCCTAGATCAGGAGGATAGTGGATTAGGTTCACTCCATGATCAGTTAGCTAAGGCCAAAAGAGAAGAAGaaggtcaaagttgggactacacttggggcaagcatcaaagaaagattgatcaagtttCTACAAGAAcatgtagatgtatttgcttggtcgtatcaggatatgccaggtttagatactgatattgttgtCCACAAGCTTCCACTACGGCCAGATTACCCGCCGGTGAAGCATaagctccgaagagcaagacccgacatggctctaaagatttgtgacgaggtgaaacgcCAATTTGATGtcggttttctagcagttgcgaagtaccctcaatgggtagctaatattgtaccaGTACCAAAAAAGGATGGCAAAGTTAGGATGTATGTTGATTACAGGGATCtaaataaagctagtccaaaggacgattttCCCTTGCCGCATATTGACACTTTGGTAGACAACACCGCTAAGTTcgcagtcttctcctttatggatggattctcgggttaaaatcaaattaagatggctccagaggacatggaaaagaccacattcatcaccccttggggaacattttgctacaaggtaacttaccaaagagcaatggtcactcttttccatgatatggtgcacaaagaaattgaggtttatgtcgatgatatgattgcaaaatcccaaagtgaagaggatcatatagatCACTTGCAAAAGCTATTTGAGCGTCTCTGAAAATTCCGACTACGGttgaatcctgctaaatgcaccttcggtgtccGATCTGGAAAGTTGCTTGATTTTattgttagtcaacgaggaattgagtTAGATCCAGAAAAGGTTAGAGCAATACAAGAAATGGCCGCACCACGTACAGAGAATGAAATCAGAGGATTCCTGGGCCGTTTGAACTAtatctctaggtttatatctcatatgactgctacgtgtgaacctatattcaagttgcttAGAAAAGATTAAGCAGTTGAATGGAACCCTCACTGccaaagggcttttgagaagattGGACAATACCTAtaagagccccctattctaattccacctgttcagGGGAAGCCACTCtttatgtatttgactgtgcttgaaaagtcaatgggatgcGTGCTAGGACAATATGATGAAACCGGCCgaaaagaacatgccatctactatctgagcaagaagtttactgattgtaAGACTCAatattcactcttggagaaaagttgttgtgctttagcatgggctGATCTCCGTCTAAGGCATTACATGATTTgtcacactactttgttgatctcaaaaatggatccaataaagtatatctttgaaaaacctgctttaactgggagactcacccgttggcagatgttactcTCTGAGTATCACATCCAATATGTATCCCAGAAAGCCATTAAAGgaagtgtgttgtctgattacctgGCACACCAGCCTATTGAAGACTACTAGCCGTTGAaatttgacttccctgatgaagacattatggtagtaaaagattgtgaaatcccaggacCTGATGAAAGACCGGAATccggatctcggtggaagctcatgttcgatggttcctccaattacatggggcgTGGCGTAGGAGCTGTTCTATTAAATTCGAATGGTGGATACACTTCTTTCacaacaaggttgtgttttgattgcacaaataatatagcagaatatgaggcgtgcatcctaaGCATCGAGGCAACAATTCACCTCCGAATCAAAATCTtcgaagtatgtggagactcagccttagtgatataccaagtcaagggagaatgggaaactcgtgataccaagttgatcccatatcgtgcctatgtcatggaactaataaaatactttgacaAAATCACTTTCCAGTatatcccgagaactgagaatcaaattgctgatgctttggctatgttggcttcaatgtaccaagttagattccataatgaaacacctctcattcagatagagcggaaagttgagcctgcctactgccagttggttgaagaggaagccgatggtaaaccctggtttcacgacatcaaattctttttgcaaaaccaagaatatccaacagatgcaacaacccttggcaagaaaacattgaggaagttaacatccaaattcttcttaagcaatggtgtgttatacaagagaaaccacgacatgattc includes these proteins:
- the LOC127122058 gene encoding uncharacterized protein LOC127122058, with translation MKGKTPYNRIGQVPEVEKLSLALHLPISDALDNWKKRENLFGFWRAYLEEEAERMFVLHHWDAFANILVLLIYGLVLLPTHEGFIDSSAISIFWAVWKDKQSLVPPLLAETFHTLHTRHQKKNGLLICCLPLLYNWLISNVFKPNGDWARTLVSLSSKDTLWYRHKLNVKEIIISCGSFPNVPLIGSKGCISYNPMLALRQFGYSMRGKPDDKELEEMVLNDMGTNDPFLLRKIIRFWEKVHTKGTKLVNKNDVTRVPYQQWVSERIKVVKLPFSIEIPLKSTSPESVPVSLE